Sequence from the Balaenoptera acutorostrata chromosome 4, mBalAcu1.1, whole genome shotgun sequence genome:
GACCTCTGTGGCCGGCCTGTCGGCCCAGGACATCAGCCAGCCCCTGCAGAACAGCTTCATTCACACAGGGCATGGTGACAGCGACCCCCGgcactgctggggcttccctgacaGGATTGATGAGTGAGTACCGGCAGGGTCCCGCCTGGGGGCTCCAGGGCCAGCAGCCCCTCTCTGGGCATGCAGGCTCTCCAGGCCTCCAAGGTCCCAGTTACAGCCGTGGGCCAAGGGTCTCTTGTTCAGCAGCTTTTCCTTGTGGGCAGAACTGGGGTTGGAGCTTCAAAGGATAAAAGGCCTCCAGGGTCCACACCTTAAGCCCCCCCTGGCAAACTGGCTTTAGGAGAATGGACTTGGGAACAGCCTTTGGAAGCAGTTCAGTAGGAAAGCTTCTCATGATCCCCAGCACTTGGGTGGCAGTTTCCCTTCTTCTGCTGGTAGTACCTGAGTCCTGGAGATGGGAGCTGCTGGCTCAGGCCCAGGGGTgcaaggtgcagaaaaagctCCCTGCGGGGAAACTTCAGAGCGCCCACCTGCCTGCTCACTCTGCACCTGGGAGGGGGGTTCAGTCTCCTTTAAGTGAAAGGATGAGGTCATCGGGGGGGCATCTGGGGAGGACACACAGGAGAATTAGTCACTTCCTGGGGGCCCCGCCCGAGGGAGCCACTTGGAGCTCCTCCTGCTGGGCCTCCGAGCCTCCACGGGGCTTCCGGGCAGCGCTCTGTCCTCTGACTTCTGACAGGCTTCTGCCCCCGGAGGTGTGGCGCAGCAGGCCCATCACCCCCTGCGCCGCACACCAGAACACAGCCCTGGGAGGGTGCCCGTCTCTTGCCTCACAGGAGCCAGGCGAGGGCCTGGGAGAGCTGGGGCCGGAGAAGGCAGACACCTTCCGGAAGGCGGCCCGGCACCCTCTGCCCTGCTCCTGGCGTGCCATGGCCAGCCCAGCCCCATTCCGCTGGGCTTTAATCAGCCCCAGTGACTACGTCCCAGATCCTGAGAGTAGGCACAGGGGTCGCAGGTGAACTGGGAGCGTGGCGGTAGCCCGGCCCGTACCCTGCCTCCTGGCAGTGGGGCAGAAGGACGCCTCCTGTCCACGCTGGCTGGGGCAGTGTGGCCCAGACGCCTCAGGGCCTGGCAGGAGAGAAGAGGGTGTGCCAGCAGGTGGCTGCCGGGCATGGGTTGGGGTGCCTTGGGGTTACAGAGGGCCAGCTCTGCCCTTTTGGGGTGTCCTTAGAGCTCCTACAGTACGAGGTTTTTCAACCTACAGTCAGGAGTTCTTCCTCTGCCCCCTCTCCACGGTACCCTCCCCGGGTTCCTGCTAGATCTACAGAAGGGAGCTACTGGGGGTCAGAAGTCCTGGGCTCCAGGCCTACGTCTGCAAGGGGCTTGGATGAGATGGTTCTGTCCTCTGCCTGACCCCAGGGGACAGGCCCAGCATCTCCTCCAAGGTGCCCTCACTGCCACCGCCCCACACCCTTACCCATCTCTGACCTGCTTCTCTCCCCACAGACTGTATCTGGGAAACCCCATGGACCCTCCCGACCTGCTGAGTGTGGAACTGAGCACCTCCAGACCCACCCAGCATCTGGGCAGGGTGAAAAGTAAGGGCCCCCAAGCCCTGGTCCCCTAGTTCATCAGCTGCCCAGGAAGGGATGCTGTCTCCTCAGGCCACCCCGAGCTGGCTGTTCCTGCTCTGGGGCAGTTGGGTCGGGGCAGCAGGGGGACAGCTGTGCCCCTGGCTCCGGCTGGGCGTGGGGCGGACGGTGAGAGGCAGCTGTATCCGCCCAGGTGGGCACCCTCGGTCTGGCCCGCACTGGCCTGCCTGCTcagcttccctcctccctcctcctccccgccgTGCTCAGATCCTGGCTCTCCTCACTCCCCCTAATCCTGCTCGCCTCTCCTGCCAAAACCACCCCACGGGCTCCATCTTGGCCAGGAGCCTCATCCATCTCCCGGATCCAGGGCCTGTCGCTCCGGAACATAGTCTTCCCATCCTGCCGCCCCATTGCTTCCCATTGCTGCTGGGTTTGTACATTCACTTGCCCCTattcacatctctctctctctctctctctctctccaccccctcccccctccacactCTGCCCTCCTGTCTGACTCTGTCTCCCCTCCCTTGTCCTCTCTCCCTTGCTCTGCCCCTTCTACTCTCCGCATGACCTTTCTCGCAGGGGAGCCTCCACCTCGCCCTCCTCAGCCTGCCATCTTCACTCAGAGTAAGTGGGGCTGCTCTTGGTGCCttggcccccgcccccgccccctctctcctctcatttCTCTCCTCCTGGAAGGTACAGAGCCCTGGCCTGCcggctggtgggaggggaggtgggtgtgTGCTGTGAGCTTTTGCTGCTGACCTGGCCCGGCATGcctgcctctccccccacccccaaaagccTGGGCTTCTGGAACAAGAGTGTGGTCCTGGCGCCCACTCTGCCACTGTCCGCCATTGCCTGGCCCTGCCTCACTTCCTTTGGGACCTGCAGAGGCCGTGTCTGGGCTTTATGCCAGTTGATCAGGAGCTCTGTCCTCTCTAAGGATAGCTCCTGTTGCCCTTGATGGTGGGAGATTGCCCATAGCCCCCTGCCTGCACTAATGGTGTGCCGTAATGGGGTAGGGATTACTAACCAGGGCTCAGGAGCCGGGGTATATGGGGTCTTGTGTTGATGGAGGGGTGTCAGAGGCAGGCAGGTGTGGGGTGTTGCTTGCTCTAGCTGAAATGGAGGGAGGGGCTCGCCAGGCCCCCTAGAGGGCTGCCAACCACCGGCGCAGGTTCTGCCCTCCTGTTGAATGGGGTCTGGGTGCGCAGAGAATTCTGGCGGCTGAGGGCCGACCTCTGCGGGAATTGGGAGTGGGGAGTTGGTGGGCTGTCTTCCCCACACCCCACCTTTCCCATCGGCCTGCCTGACACCGCCTCCCTGTTGGGGTCTACCTTCCATCGCAGAACCAACCTACGACCCTGTGAGTGAGGACCAAGACCCCCTGTCCAGCGACTTCAAGAGGCTGGGCCTGCGGAAGCCAGGACTGCCCCGTGGGCTGTGGCTCGCGAAGCCCTCGGCCCGGGTGCCGGGCACCAAAGCGGGCCGCGGGAGCAGTGAGGTCACGCTCATCGACTTTGGTGAGGAGCCCGTGGTCCCAGTCCCGCGGCCCTGTGCGCCCTCACTGGCGCAGCTGGCCATGGATGCCTGCTCCTTGCTGGACAAGACCCCGCCGCAGAGCCCCTCGCGGGCGCTGCCCCGGCCCCTGCATCCCACGCCGGTGGTGGACTGGGATGCGCGCCCGCTGCCCCCGCCTCCTGCCTACGACGACGTGGCCCAGGATGAGGATGACTTTGAGGTCTGCTCCATCAACAGCACCCTAGTGAGTGCAGGGGTCTCTGCTGGGCCCAGCCAGGGCGAGACCAATTACGCCTTTGTGCCTGAGCCGGCTCGGCTCTTCCCTCCCCTGGAGGACAACCTGTTCCTCCCGCCTCAGGGTGGGGGCAAGCCGCCCAACTCAGCGCAGACCGCAGAGATCTTCCAGGCGCTGCAGCAGGAGTGCATGCGGCAGCTACAGGTCCCGGCCCGCTCTCTGGTCCCCTCGCCCAGCCCGGTGGGCGACGACAAGCCCCAGGTGCCCCCCCGTGTGCCCATCCCCCCGAGGCCCACGCGCCCACGTGGGGAGCTGTCTCCAGCCCCCTCGGGCGAGGAGGAGATGGGGCAGTGGCCTggacctgcctcccctccccgggTACCACCCCGGGAGCCCCTGTCCCCACAAGGCTCCAGGACCCCCAGCCCCTTGGTGCCACGCGGCAGCTCCCCGCTGCCACCCCGGCTCTCCAGCTCACCTGGGAAGACCATGCCCACCACCCAGAGCTTCGCCTCAGACCCCAAGTATGCCACACCCCAGGTGATCCAGGCACCTGGCCCCCGGGCTGGCCCCTGCATCTTACCCATTGTCCGCGATGGCAAGAAGGTCAGCAACACCCACTACTACCTGCTGCCTGAGCGCCCACCCTACCTGGAGCGCTACCAGCGCTTCCTACGTGAGACCCGGAGCCCCGAAGAGCCGGCCCCCATGCCTGTGCCCCTGCTGCTGCCCCCTCCCGGCATCCCAGCTCCTGCTGCCCCCACTGCCACCGTTCGACCAATGCCTCAGGCTGCCCCAGACCCCAAGGCTAACTTCTCCACCAACACCAGCAACTCAGGGGCCCAGCCGCCAGCCCTGAGGGCCACTGCTCGGCTGCCACAGAGGGGCTGCCCCGGGGACGGGCCAGAGGCTGGAAGGCCAGCAGACAAGATCCAGATGGTGAGTAGTGGGCCTGGCTACAGGGTGAGGAGGGGCAGGGGCCCGAgggacccagaggaaggggcCCGAGTGGTGCTGACGGGTGGGTGGGTGTGCCCAGCTGCAGGCCATGGTGCATGGGGTGACCACAGAGGAGTGCCAGGCGGCCCTGCAGAGCCACAGCTGGAGCGTGCAGAGGGCTGCCCAGTATCTGAAGGTACCACCACCTCCTGCCCACTCTGGCTTTCAGGGACCCTGAAGACTGGTTCTGCGGCTCTCCTCCAACcctcctgctccctgcccccaccctctctctcctctgtcccGCCCTGGTCCGGCACCCCTTGGCCCCAGTGTGTCCCACGGCACCACCCTCTGCTCCTCAGGTGGAGCAGCTCTTTGGTTTGGGTCTGCGGCCGCGAGGCGAGTGCCACAAAGTGCTGGAGATGTTCGACTGGAACTTGGAGCAGGCTGGCTGCCACCTGCTGGGCTCCTGCGGCCCAGCCCACCACAAGTGAGCAGACCTTGCCCCTGCCACCTTCCTGTCCCCGGGGTGTCCTGGAGCAGTCGCTCTGGGAAAAGCCAACAGCTCACAGCCACACACGGCCAGACACAGGGCTCCAGGcgggaggagggaaaggggtcCCGATCCCAGGACACAGACAGTTCTCGGAGAAAACAGCTTCTCCTAAGCACGTTTATCTAGACTTCATAGCCGCTTTGTTCAAATGAGCTAATGAGTAAAAGGAATTGGAGCCTCTCTGGTTGCAGGGGGCTTGCTTCCTGACCGGGCTCCAGTGAGAAGCAGTTTAGGATCCAGTGGTTTAAACAAATCTCTCTCACCTCTTCATTTCCTATTGCAGTTTAAAGTAACAAAGATTTAATGCCTTtttaacggaaaaaaaaaaaaaaatccattacttTCCTATAAAAAATGTATGTACGTgtttatataacaaaatatatagatacataaatagCATACTTGATATAGAGTATAAATACATACAAATGAAAGTTTTATCAAGTCAAAAAGTGAAGTCCTTCCCTGGGGGGCGCTGGCGGGGCGGGTGTGTCGGATTCCTCTGGCGGCAGACAGCTTGAGCTGGAGCCCAGCCTTCTCACACGTGGCGTCAGCTTACGCTCCTTTCCTGACCTCTCagggtcctcatctgtaaaacgtgTGTAAATGATAGTGCCTACCTCGTAGAACTGGTTAGGAGAATTAATGAGGGACGCGCCGCACAGCAAGTGTCTGGCCCATGGGACGCCATCGCTGAATGTTGGCCGTTACCTCGTGGTTATTCGTACTGATTTGCCTCCGTTACTCTAATACACGATACGGCTGGTCTCTTATTCTTAGTTTATTAAAGAAGTCATCCCAGGATGCTAAATTCCAAAATTAGTGCCTAGAACCACCAGTTTTCAACCGATTTGGCTGACCCTGAGAGGCCCCTCTCGCACCCACCCACGCTGGACATTCCATACCCTGTTGCACCGACCCCTGTTGATGGAAGGGCTTTCTGGTTGTTTCCCAACCTTTAGGCGCTGAGATGTCTGGAGACCCAGAGGATCTGCCCTGAAGGAATCATTTGAGCCTGTCCATCTGACGAGGGTGGGGAGATGCCCTGCCAGGCCTGGAGGACCTGCTGCACCTGCCGCTCCCAGTGGCAGAGCGAGGCCAAGGCAGCAGGAGGCTGAGAGCCCTGCCTTGCCTGTCCCTCCCTCACCCAGCGCTGTCCCTGCAACTTCGGAGCTCTCAGTGCACCCAGCCGAGGTGCAGGAGGGAGCCTCTTGAAGGCAGGCCTGGGGGCGGCCTCAGCAGGCCCTGTGGCTGACCTGCCTCTGgcttcagtccctggtggggccTGTAGCTGAAATGTGTTGCCAGGCCCTGCCGGCGGGGAAGCCGGGCTTGACCCCGGGCAGGGAGGATGTGTTGGCCGTGCAGAAAGGTGGAACAGCACCCGGGGTGTCGGGCGGCAGCCCTCCCCAGGGAGCCCCTGGCGGCAGTTGGGGTGTCGGACAGAATGTGACTTGTGGCCTCACCATGGACATGTTAAGGGACTTGGCTGGTGTTAGGATCTTGTGCCTGGAAATAGCCTGAGGTGGCTCAGGTAGCAGAGCTAGGGTGCCAGATCGTTCTCTGGCAGGGACCAGGGCCCAAGGCCCCAGGGTTGGAAGGAGACCAAGGGGGCAGCTGCCCTGGAGGGACACCAGTGCTTCCTCTTTGACCCAGCTCTTCCCCTGTGCTGTTCTTTGTTTTCCCACCAGCCTCTTGCCAAAGTTGCTGCCCCGGCTATGAATATCTGCTTCTTCCAGAGAAATAAAGttagtttctattttatgttacttATTTGTGTCTGCCTGCTTCTTTGCCTCTTTGTCAGCGGCCTGAGGCTCCTGGGCTCCCCAAGCCACTGCCAtgtgtcccaggccacaggccctGTAGTGCCACCTGTTGACGGAGGGGGGAAGTGCAGGCCTGGTTGACCGTAACGGGTCTCTCCCCTTCCGGGGCTGGCAGTGGGCAGAGCCCCACCTGACTCAGAGTCCCTAGGTTTTATCTCTGATGTTCCAGGAGGCAGGATATACCGCAGGACACAGTACAGTAACTCAATTAGCGGGAGCTAAGCCAGAAACTTTCAGAACATGGAAGGACTCAATATgtataagtattttaattttctttttctgaatagcTAATAATTCACGTGGTTCAAAATTCAGAAGGTACTAAAGAGTATACAGTCAAATTCCCCACCCTAGCTGCCACCTCCCCTCTCCAGAGGTTGCCTTTATCATCAGTTTCCCgtgtgtttctaatttttttcactattttgaaGAGCTCCATAGCCTTACTGAAAGAACTGTTGTTTAGGGTTGCATGGATATGGTTTTACCATAATCTATTTAACCAGGCCCCTTTGGATGGAGGGgtatttggttgtttccagtccTTTGCAGTTATAGCCATTGCATCAATAAATGGCGAATGTGGGTTATTCCTTACCTGCAAGGCAATCTGAAGGATGAGTTCCCAGAAGCGGCGCTCCTGAGTCAGGGTGTGTGCGGCTAGTGAGGGATCCTGCCAGTTGGGAAGGTTTTGTACCCACAGAGGAGGCTCTTCCCGATGTTACAGCCACCAGTGTGTGAGAGCTTTCCATGTGGTACCAGAGCTTTCTGATTTTTGACAGTATGACACGTGGAAAATGGTGTCTTGATAGTTTTAATTGCCTTCctctaatgaatgaataaacattttaaaaagttgggccatttatatttccttttctataagcTACCTATTAATAGCTTTTGTGGAGCCCTACATCAAGGACACAGGACAAAAATTCTGGAATTAACCAAGCCCCCATAGCAACTGTTGCCGTGGGCTCTCCTAGTCTAAACTTGAGCAGCCCCCCAGCTccatattagacaaaataatcACCATGTCATAACCTTGTAGCATCCTGACCAATCACCTAATGCCATCCTGCCAGCAGGAATTTTGTCTTGAGGCTATAAAAGTTGGCTACTAGCCCACAAAGGGGGCCGGCTCTCCCTGGTCTATCAGGAAGTTGGCCTGCTGTATTGGCAGCGCCCCTCACTAACTCTGCTCTGCTCTCTGTTCTCAATAAACTCACTCTTTTCTAAAATACTTcgtgtctggaaattcttcttCCAACCCACGCTCGGACCACGACATTTTGGTGGCCCGTACGGGGACATCTCTTGGGGGGGTCTCCTCCCCAACCTCCTCTCCTCATTTCTTGGGACCCTCTGTGAACAAGCAAGCTGCCGGGGAAGCAACAGAGGAACTCTGGCCAGGGCCACGCCCTGGTGTGTTCTGAAGGCTCCACAGCTCACTTTGCCCCAGGAACTGCCGCCCAGAACGGGTGAGGTTCCCTCTGTCTTCCTTCTGACCAAGGACTAGGCCAATTGGTATTGTGCTGGCACGGGTCAGGCATTTAAAAGCCATTAGGGCACCTGCCACTTGAAGACTCCCATgaaaggatgggggaggggtcacAGAACAGCCGAGGCTGTTACAGCGTCTGCCCCCAGCAAGCCAACTTCCATGCACCATGGAGTACATATTGGTTCAAGCAAAACACTGAGCCCCCTCCCCTTGGCTGCCACCTTCCTGGCAGGACTACGAGGCAGATTCCTCAGCCTGTCTTCTCTGTTACTTTCACCTTTTTCTCAGTCCAGATTGACTTACAGGGGCCTAGGTGTTGCCTCTGAGCCATCCCAGGAGTGCCTTGTCACGTTTCAGGGAATCGCCAAACAGTGGGTCCTGGGAATCTCTCCTGTCTTTCCCTGCCCGAGTCGCATGGTGGCTTAGTCGCACGCTCAGGGGTCATCTCTCATAGTCGGATGCGATTGTTGGGATGGTCGGCCCATTTTGTGCCTTAGTCACACGAAGAGATCACTGGGACACAGGGGACGCTTTCTGTCAGCTGGTGGCTGTCAGTACCCCCATTCCATGGCATACAGGCTACGAATGGGTTCTGGTACGTCTCGGGAGCCTCCCTCAGACTCACCCCTCGGCTGTATCCTCAGGGACTGGAAAAATTTGACCCTGAAAATCTCAAAAAGAAGaggctcattttcttttgtaacacGACTTGGCCTCAGTATAAACTGGGGGACCGAGAACAATGGCCTCTTAATGGAACACTAAATTATAACACGATCTTCCAACTTGATCTCTTTTGCCGGAAACAAGGAAAGGACTCAGAGGTTCCTTATGTCCAGACCTTTATGGCCCTTAATCAGAATCTGGAGCTAAGGGACTCGTgccacatgtgtctttttgttgcTGCCTTATCCTCCCAaccccctctgtctccctctccatCAGATCTCCTAGGCGACCCTCTACTCGACCtttcctgtcccccaccccatcaACCCCCTTTGCTTCAGTCCCTGCCCCTGCCTCAACCCACAGCTCCCCAACAGGCACCCCCTTATCAGGGCGAaagcctcctctcccttccccacaaAAGGTGGAGGACTGCCCAACGCCAGGAAACAGATTCTAATATGCTTCCTTTAAGGGAAGTAGCAAATGGAGACATGAGCACTGAGTCCATGTTCCCTTTCCCATGTCTGACATTTcccaaattcaaaacaagttagGTTCCTTCAGTCAGGATGGCCACAATATTCTTTAGACTCCGGAGAAAACTGGTTAAAATACAACTTTTTCTGAAATTGCAAAAGGGGTTCTTTTTGCATGGGCAGTTAGAAAAGCTAGcctgttgaaatatttttttttagaatcctgACCCTGAGGGAACAAAAATATGCCTAGGAAAAAGTTTGAAGCTAACTCTTATCATGTCCTTGAGCTACAAACACAGCCCACTTTGCCTCAGACTTCAGCCTTGGGTTAATGAGTAGAACttcaagccaagaaaaaaaaaagaagcaaagagacATTTTAAATCTCAAGTGGAAACAATGAGATCTCTGACTGtctggatatatgtgtatgtctcagtatgtgtctttctctttggataaTATTGCTGAGGttaatttgtaaatgagctctatttaattggcttaaaagaAAGGTAAGCGCTTACAAATCAAACAattctaaaacaagaaaaattaagctaaataaatttcaggttcatgtgaactgggaaatagtcaatattaaattaatacctgTGTTAATGTTTACgtttgttgatctaattaatatagacatgtctttcgagccatcaacattaagtataatacttttattgtgccTAGGTTTAATATAAACTAAATAAGATCTTATTATTTCATTGCTGCAAATTTGTCAGCAATGAAAATAATTCAAGGTGAAgaaacttttaagaaaagaaaatacaaatgagataagagctttgGGTGAACtttttaggaataattatgttttaggaaTGTCTGCTTAAGAATAATCTCTCCAGATAGTCGACAACTTAAAACATTGAGTTGTGCTAAATTGTTAAAGGATGGAAGTTTATTAAATACCTAgtccatttccaaataaaataagatactgaaacaGTAATTACTGAACACtggcttccttttacagagaaacaaaaggtTTGGAACTATTAAAAAATGTGTTGGTGCCACACTGCGATATTTACTATAAGAAAGCACattcttcaaaaattattatttggaTGTATGTTTACCAATCTACAGAGTGATGATATAAAGGACAGTTCATGGTTGCTTAAGGAAAGTAGGATGTATGTTTTTAGTAAAAAaaaggtatgaggaatggaattgcattttattaaggaaaaaggaAGTAGGACTGACTTACAGGTAGCTGTTTttgaatgggaaaataaaatgatggataCAGAAAGTGATACAAAAAGGTTTGTGGAAAGTGGACCCCGAGAAAAGAGTTTTATACATGCTACAGTTTTCTTAAGATGTTGAACTGCCTTTGCAAAAATACTGCCTCTTCAAGATTTATAGAAAGGACTTTCTAAGattgaattaaaattaattaggTAAGTAAATTTTGTTATTAACAGTAAGCTGGTACCAGACTGGAATTTGGTTCtttctctctgttaagagaaCGAAGTTTTCTTGGAATGTTGCTTTTGATAAAAGACTGTGTGAATTACCTTGCATTTAAGtgatttatatttgcttttaaaatccttttgttACTTTGGTTGAGTAAATAAGTAATATTTCACAATGATCTATGAAGATTATGGCGCATGTAGATAAAGTTAATTCTGCTTCCACAAAAATTAACCTCTCCTTGCCAGACTTTTGCCATCCTGATGCCCTTAAAACATGGCAACAGTCTACTCCTAAATCAGGGAATTTAAAATG
This genomic interval carries:
- the TNK2 gene encoding activated CDC42 kinase 1 isoform X13, whose protein sequence is MSKVFSGKRLEAEFPPHHSQSTFRKTSPTPGGPAVEGSLQSLTCLIGEKDLHLFEKLGDGSFGVVRRGEWDAPSGKTVSVAVKCLKPDVLSQPEAMDDFIREVNAMHSLDHRNLIRLYGVVLTPPMKMVTELAPLGSLLDRLRKHQGHFLLGTLSRYAVQVAEGMGYLESKRFIHRDLAARNLLLATRDLVKIGDFGLMRALPQNDDHYVMQEHRKVPFAWCAPESLKTRTFSHASDTWMFGVTLWEMFTYGQEPWIGLNGSQILHKIDKEGERLPRPEDCPQDIYNVMVQCWAHKPEDRPTFVALRDFLLEAQPTDMRALQDFEEPDKLHIQMNDVITVIEGRAENYWWRGQNTRTLCVGPFPRNVVTSVAGLSAQDISQPLQNSFIHTGHGDSDPRHCWGFPDRIDELYLGNPMDPPDLLSVELSTSRPTQHLGRVKREPPPRPPQPAIFTQKPTYDPVSEDQDPLSSDFKRLGLRKPGLPRGLWLAKPSARVPGTKAGRGSSEVTLIDFGEEPVVPVPRPCAPSLAQLAMDACSLLDKTPPQSPSRALPRPLHPTPVVDWDARPLPPPPAYDDVAQDEDDFEVCSINSTLVSAGVSAGPSQGETNYAFVPEPARLFPPLEDNLFLPPQGGGKPPNSAQTAEIFQALQQECMRQLQVPARSLVPSPSPVGDDKPQVPPRVPIPPRPTRPRGELSPAPSGEEEMGQWPGPASPPRVPPREPLSPQGSRTPSPLVPRGSSPLPPRLSSSPGKTMPTTQSFASDPKYATPQVIQAPGPRAGPCILPIVRDGKKVSNTHYYLLPERPPYLERYQRFLRETRSPEEPAPMPVPLLLPPPGIPAPAAPTATVRPMPQAAPDPKANFSTNTSNSGAQPPALRATARLPQRGCPGDGPEAGRPADKIQMLQAMVHGVTTEECQAALQSHSWSVQRAAQYLKVEQLFGLGLRPRGECHKVLEMFDWNLEQAGCHLLGSCGPAHHKR
- the TNK2 gene encoding activated CDC42 kinase 1 isoform X4, yielding MPAARRFPGLELSFPLLARLRRRLYTRLGSSSMQPEEGTGWLLELLSEVQLQQYFLRLRDDLNVTRLSHFEYVKNEDLEKIGMGRPGQRRLWEAVKRRKAVCKRKSWMSKGSIWPLAAFKQVFSGKRLEAEFPPHHSQSTFRKTSPTPGGPAVEGSLQSLTCLIGEKDLHLFEKLGDGSFGVVRRGEWDAPSGKTVSVAVKCLKPDVLSQPEAMDDFIREVNAMHSLDHRNLIRLYGVVLTPPMKMVTELAPLGSLLDRLRKHQGHFLLGTLSRYAVQVAEGMGYLESKRFIHRDLAARNLLLATRDLVKIGDFGLMRALPQNDDHYVMQEHRKVPFAWCAPESLKTRTFSHASDTWMFGVTLWEMFTYGQEPWIGLNGSQILHKIDKEGERLPRPEDCPQDIYNVMVQCWAHKPEDRPTFVALRDFLLEAQPTDMRALQDFEEPDKLHIQMNDVITVIEGRAENYWWRGQNTRTLCVGPFPRNVVTSVAGLSAQDISQPLQNSFIHTGHGDSDPRHCWGFPDRIDELYLGNPMDPPDLLSVELSTSRPTQHLGRVKKPTYDPVSEDQDPLSSDFKRLGLRKPGLPRGLWLAKPSARVPGTKAGRGSSEVTLIDFGEEPVVPVPRPCAPSLAQLAMDACSLLDKTPPQSPSRALPRPLHPTPVVDWDARPLPPPPAYDDVAQDEDDFEVCSINSTLVSAGVSAGPSQGETNYAFVPEPARLFPPLEDNLFLPPQGGGKPPNSAQTAEIFQALQQECMRQLQVPARSLVPSPSPVGDDKPQVPPRVPIPPRPTRPRGELSPAPSGEEEMGQWPGPASPPRVPPREPLSPQGSRTPSPLVPRGSSPLPPRLSSSPGKTMPTTQSFASDPKYATPQVIQAPGPRAGPCILPIVRDGKKVSNTHYYLLPERPPYLERYQRFLRETRSPEEPAPMPVPLLLPPPGIPAPAAPTATVRPMPQAAPDPKANFSTNTSNSGAQPPALRATARLPQRGCPGDGPEAGRPADKIQMLQAMVHGVTTEECQAALQSHSWSVQRAAQYLKVEQLFGLGLRPRGECHKVLEMFDWNLEQAGCHLLGSCGPAHHKR